One genomic window of bacterium includes the following:
- a CDS encoding flagellar biosynthesis anti-sigma factor FlgM, with protein sequence MAHDPKDRVIEPDLTAEDLYSPEYLRDCADGDARQERLEELKRRIELGAYRADPDSIAESLLSKGDLESNS encoded by the coding sequence ATGGCCCATGATCCAAAGGATCGCGTGATTGAACCCGACCTGACGGCCGAGGATCTCTACTCCCCCGAATACCTTCGAGATTGCGCGGACGGCGACGCTCGTCAGGAGCGCCTCGAAGAACTCAAGCGACGCATCGAACTCGGTGCATATCGAGCGGATCCGGATTCGATCGCAGAGAGCCTGCTCTCAAAGGGCGATCTGGAGTCGAATTCCTAG